Genomic segment of Desertibacillus haloalkaliphilus:
TTCGACAAGTGTTGGATATGACTCTTTCAAATGATCGATTAATTGTTTTGTTTCTTGACGACCGAGCAATTCATGTGCATGCTTTTTAATCACTTCAGTTAAATGTGTCGATACTACTGACGGTGGATCTACGACCGTATAACCTGACAACTCCGCCTGCTCTTTCATATCTTCAGCAATCCATTGTGCCGGCAAACCAAAGGCAGGCTCAATCGTATCAATCCCTGTAATCGTTTCATCTTCTACTCCAGGACTCATCGCCATATAATGATCAAGAAGGAGTTCCCCCTTAGCTATTTCATTACCCTTAATCTTAATAGAATACTCATTAGGTTGTAGCTGAATGTTATCACGTATGCGAATCACCGGGACAACCATTCCTAATTCAAGAGCCAATTGCCTACGAATCATGACGACACGGTCTAACAAGTCACCACCTTGATTCGCATCGGCAAGTGGAATTAACCCATAACCAAATTCAAATTCAATCGGATCAATTTGGAGGAGATTAACGACATTTTCAGGGGACTTCATGTCATCGACCTCTTCTTCCTCTTCCGTTTCTTCTTCCGATTGAGCGGTCTCTGTTTCCACCTTAGATAAATAAAAACCCCCAAAAATGAGTAACGCAGCAATCGGCATCGTCACAACTAAACTAATCGGCGTTATAATACCTAGAAGGGCAATCGTCCCCCCGGCAACATACAACATTTTCGGATACGCAAAAATTTGCGCCGTTAAGTCATGACCGAGATTTCCTTCAGATGCTGCACGCGTAACGACAATCCCTGTTGCTGTTGAAATTAACAACGCTGGAATCTGACTGACTAACCCGTCACCGACCGTTAATAATGTATACGTACTCGCGGCTGTCCCAATGTCCATTCCTTGTTGCATCATTCCGATCACAAGACCGAAGATCATGTTAATAATAACAATGACTATCCCAGCAATCGCATCTCCCTTTACGAATTTACTGGCCCCGTCCATCGATCCATAAAAGTCAGCTTCGCGCTCTATTTTCTGCCGACGCTCTTTTGCTTCAACATCTGAAATCATTCCTGCATTTAAATCAGCATCAATACTCATCTGTTTCCCCGGCATCGCATCAAGGGTAAAGCGCGCCCCTACCTCTGAGACTCGTTCAGCCCCCTTAGTAATCACTATAAATTGAATGATAATTAAAATTAAGAACACAACAAAACCAACCAGTGCATTCCCTCCGACGACATAGGAGCCAAAGGTGTCAATCACATTCCCCGCTTCAGCGTTACCTAAAATCGACCTCGTCGTTGATACATTCAATCCTAGTCGAAATAGAGTCGCAAGTAATAACAACGTCGGAAAAATTGAGAACTGCAGTGGTTCTCTCGTATTCATCGCTACTAATATAATCAATAGAGCGAGAGAGATGTTAATAACAATTAAAAAATCAAGCATTCCAGGAGGTAATGGAATAATTAACATGACTACAATTAAAATAACACCTAATAAAACCGAAAGATCCCTTACTCCCATTTCCTCTCTCCTCTTCTATCTATAATCAAGCATTTATGATAGACCGTTACCCCTGTTTATTTTTCAAACGATAAACATAGGCTAGCACTTCTGCAACTGCCTTAAATAAATCTTCAGGCACTTGATCACCAATATCAGCCTGGGCATATAAAGCTCGTGCTAACGGTTTATTTTCAACCATCGTAACTTCATGTCGATCAGCAATTCCCCTTATTTTCAATGCCACATAATCAACACCTTTAGCGACAATAACCGGGGCATCCATTTGATTTTCATCATATTTTAAGGCAACAGCAAAATGCGTAGGGTTCGTAATCACGACATCCGCTTTTG
This window contains:
- the flhA gene encoding flagellar biosynthesis protein FlhA, producing the protein MGVRDLSVLLGVILIVVMLIIPLPPGMLDFLIVINISLALLIILVAMNTREPLQFSIFPTLLLLATLFRLGLNVSTTRSILGNAEAGNVIDTFGSYVVGGNALVGFVVFLILIIIQFIVITKGAERVSEVGARFTLDAMPGKQMSIDADLNAGMISDVEAKERRQKIEREADFYGSMDGASKFVKGDAIAGIVIVIINMIFGLVIGMMQQGMDIGTAASTYTLLTVGDGLVSQIPALLISTATGIVVTRAASEGNLGHDLTAQIFAYPKMLYVAGGTIALLGIITPISLVVTMPIAALLIFGGFYLSKVETETAQSEEETEEEEEVDDMKSPENVVNLLQIDPIEFEFGYGLIPLADANQGGDLLDRVVMIRRQLALELGMVVPVIRIRDNIQLQPNEYSIKIKGNEIAKGELLLDHYMAMSPGVEDETITGIDTIEPAFGLPAQWIAEDMKEQAELSGYTVVDPPSVVSTHLTEVIKKHAHELLGRQETKQLIDHLKESYPTLVEDVTPNPLTTGEIQKVLTNLLKENISIRNLPVIFETLADYGPMTKDMDLVTEYVRQSLSRQISKQFATDGEPMYVITMSGMVEKRIAESVQQTEHGNFLSMDPNESQQIIEATVGEIERLSQMGQMPLLLCSPAVRMYVRQLLERYLQNVPVLSYNELEPDIEVQSVGVVNLE